From Malaciobacter mytili LMG 24559:
CCAACTGGATATAAAAATCCTGTATTACTTTCAGGAACAGATGGTGTTGGAACAAAATTAAAATTAGCAATTGATTCTAAGAAGTTTGATACAGTAGGTATAGATTTAGTTGCTATGTGTACTAATGACTTATTATGTAATTTTGGTGAGCCATTATTTTTCTTAGATTATTATGCAACAGCAAAATTAAATGTAGAAGAAGCAACAGATGTTGTAAAAGGTATTGCAAAGGGTTGTGTTTTAAGTGAGTGTGCATTAGTTGGTGGAGAGACTGCTGAAATGCCAGGAATGTATAAAGAAGGTGATTTTGACTTAGCTGGTTTTTGTGTTGGAATAGCAGAGAAAGAAGAATTAAATAGAATTGAAAAGGTACAAGCTGGAGATGTTTTAATCGCATTACCAAGTTCAGGAATTCACTCAAATGGATTTTCACTTGTAAGAAAATTACTTTTAGAAAAACTAGGTATGTCTTTAGATGATGATTTTCAAGGAAAAGCACTTAAAGATGTATTATTAGAACCAACAAGAATTTATGTTAAAGAGTTTAAAGCAAATAAAGAAAATATTAATGCATTAGCTCATATTACAGGTGGAGGAATTACTGAAAACTTACCAAGAGTTCTTCCCGAAGATTTAAAAGCAGTAATTAAAAGAGATAGTATAAGAGTTTTACCAATTTTTGAATTTATGTCACAACATGTGGAACTTGAAGAGATGTATAGAACATTTAATATGGGGGTTGGAATGATTTTAGTTGTAAACCCTGCAAATGTTGATGCAGTTTTAGCAAATACTGATGGTTATATAATTGGAGAATTAGCAAGTGGTGCTAAAGGTGTAGAATATATTTAATAAAAAATATTAAATATTATAAAAAAGGCAAGAAGTTTTTTCTTGCCTTTTTTTATACTTTTTTTGTAGTTGAAACAAATAGTGCTGCAATTAATAAAAAAGTCCCTGTTACTCTATTTTGAATCTTCATTGCTTTTACATCTTTTACTAAAAATCTAAGTTTTGAAGCCAAAGAAGAATACCCTGTCATAACAATAATATCTATTACACATAAAGTTATAGAAATAATTATAAATTGTATCCATAGAGATTCATTTGGGTTTAAAAATTGAGGTATAAAGGCAACTAAAAAAATAGTAGCTTTAGGATTTGTTAAATTAATTAAGGTTGCAGTTAAAAAAGCCTTTTTCATATTGTATTTATCAATTTTTTCTATCTCTTCATTAATTTCAACTTTTTCAAAAATTTTACTTAAGCCTAAATAGACTAGATAAATAACTCCAACATATTTAATAATATTAAATAAAAGTACAGACTTTATAATAAGTGCCCCAAGACCAATTACAACTATAAAAGTTTGAGCTAATAATCCTAATTGAAGGCCAAAAATTGTAGCATAGGATTTTTTAAGTCCATATTTTAAACCATAATTCATAGAAACAACAGCACCAGCTCCAGGTGAAACTGAAATAGCAATTCCTGCTAAAACAAGGGTAATCCATAAATCAAATTGCATAAAAAAACCTTGAAAATTAAATAAGTGAGATTATATAAAATAGAAGTAGTTATGAAGTTTAAGTAGTAGCTTTTTGCTACTACTTATAAAATTTATGCAGCTTTTTTAGCAATTTTTTTAGCAGCTTTTTTAGCTTTTTTAACTTTTGATAATTTTAAATTTGTAACTTTTTTAGCAACTTTTTTTGTTAATTTTTTAATATCATCTTTTTTCTTTGCAACTTTTTTTACAGCTTTTTTAGCAATTTTAGCAACTTTTTTTTCTTTTAATTCTTTTGACATGTCTCTTTCCTTTTTCTATTTATATTATATAAAAAAGTTATATAATATGGTGATTATACATAAGAAAAATAGAAAAGTCAATAGTTTAATTGTAAAAATTCTGAAAACTTATAAATCATTGTAAAATAGAGTACTTAACCTCTTCATAATAAACATTTGGATATAATATTGAGTTTTACTAAAAAGATATATTTTTTAAGGATAAGTAAATGTTATTAACACCAGGTCCAACTCCTGTACCAGAGTTTGTAAGAAAAGCAATGGCTGATATAACTATTCACCATAGAACGCCAGAATTTGAAGCAATATTTGCACAAACAAGAGAGTTACTTTTTGAACTATTTGGAATGGATGAGGTAGTTATGCTTGCTTCTAGTGGTTCAGGTGCTATGGAAGCTTGTGTTACAAACTTGACTCACAAAAAAGCATTAACTATTAGTTCAGGGAAATTTGGTGAGAGATTTGGAAAAATCTGTAAAGCATTTGATATTGCATATACAGAAATAACTAACGAATGGAACACTCCTGTAAGTGTTGAAGCTGTTGTTGAAGCTGTAAAAAATGATAGTGAAATTGACGCTATTTTTATTCAACTTTGTGAAAGTGCTGGAGGGTTAAGACATCCAGTTGAAGAGATTGCACAAGAAGTTAAAAAAATCAATAAAGATATTATGATTATTGCAGATGGAATTACTGCAATTGGTGTAGAAAAAATTGATACAACAAATTTAGACGCTGTAATTACAGGAAGTCAAAAAGCTTTAATGTTACCTCCTGGATTGGCAATTATTGGATTAAGTAATGCTGCTGTTTCAAAAATTGAGACAAAAGCAAGAGGTTTTTATTTTAATTTAGCAACAGAAATTAAAAAACAAAAAACAAATACTACTGCTTGGACAGCTGCAACTACTTTAATTATTGGATTAAAAGAGATTTTAGTTTATATTAAAGAAAATGTAGGCTTTGATAATTTATTTAAATCAACTGCATTAAGAGCAGAAGCAACACTTGAAGCTTTAAAAGCTATTGGATTTGAAATTTATCCAAAAGTTCCTGCAAAGGCTATGACAACAGTTTATACTGAGCAATCAAATCAAATTAGAAAAATTTTAAAAACTAAATACAATGTTAATATTGCAGGTGGACAAGATCACTTAAGTGGAAAAATCTTTAGAATTAATCATATGGGATTAGTTGAAGATTTTGAAGCTGCATGGGTTGTAAACGCTATTGAATTAACTTTAGATGAATTAAATATTAGAACATTTGATGGAACAGCAAATAGAGTGTTTGTAGAGAAAATGTTTAAGGCTTAATTATGGTTTTTGAACACGAAATACCAAAAGGAAGCAGATTATATTTTGGGAAGAAAGCAAAACAAAAAAGAGAATTGGAGTATAAAATCAGTTCATTATTAGATAATAATGATTTTGAAGAGATAATTACTCCTAATTTCTCTTACTCACAACATCAATCTATTCATAATTGTAGAAAGCTAATTAAGTTTTCTGATGAACAAAATGAACAAGTATCATTAAGAGCAGATTCAACTCTTGATGTTGTAAGAATTATTACAAAAAGATTAGGTAGAACAACAACTCATAAAAAATGGTTTTATATTCAGCCTATTTTTACTTATCCTTCAACTGAAGAGTATCAAATTGGTTGTGAGTGGATAGGACATGATAATATTGCAGATATTATAAATTTAAATGTTAGTATTTTAAAAGAGCTAGATATTAACCCAATTTTACAAATTGCAAATATAAAAATCCCAAGATTAGTTAGTAAAGAGTTGGGAATTGATATTGAACTATTTATTAATGGCGAAATTGCACAATTATTTGAGCTAAATAATGAATGGTTAAGTGAACTTCTAAAAGTAAAAGATATTAAAGATTTAGAAAATATAATTGCAATGGTACCAGCAAGTATTAAAGAAGAACTTGTAAGTCTTTTAGACAAAGTAAAAGAAGTAAACTATGATAATATCGTAATTTCTCCATTATATTATGGATCATTAAAATATTATGATGGTATCTATTATAGGGTTATTGATGGTAACTCAATTTTAAGTAGAGGTGGAATGTATAGTAGTGAAGGTTTAACTTCATTAGGATTTGCACTTTATACAGATAATTTATTAAAAATTTTAGAGGATTAGGAATGAAAGCAGACTTAATAGTTGGAATTCAATGGGGAGATGAAGGAAAAGGTAAGATAGTTGATATGCTTGCTCAAAAATATGATATTGTATGTAGAAGTCAAGGTGGACACAATGCAGGACATACTATTTGGGTAGATGGAATTAGATATGCCTTACACTTAGTTCCTTCTGGAATTTTAAATCCAAATGCAATTAATATTATTGGAAATGGAGTAGTTTTAGCACCAGAATCTTTAATTAAAGAGATGGAACAATTTGAAAATTTAGAAGGTAGATTATTTATCTCTGATAAAGCTCATTTAAATTTACCTTATCACTCGCTAATTGACCAAGCAAGAGAGAAATTAAAAGGTGATAAAGCTATTGGAACAACAGGTAAAGGAATAGGACCTGCATATTCTGATAAAATCAATAGAATAGGTCATAGGGTAGGAGAGTTATTAAATAGTGATAAACTAGCTAGTTCAATTATTGAATATTTTGAACAAAATAGAGCAATTTTTGATGTTTTAGAAATTTCAACTCCAAATGAAGAAGAATTAAAAGCTTTATTAAAAGAGTATAAAAAAGCTCTTGCACCATATATTACAAATACTACAAATATGTTATGGAATGCACTTGACAATGGGAAAAGAATTCTTTTAGAAGGTGCACAAGGAACAATGCTTGATATTGACCATGGAACATACCCTTATGTTACTTCATCAAGTACAGTAAGTGCAGGTGCTTGTACAGGATTAGGTTTAGCTCCAAGAGATATTGGAGTGGTTACTGGTATTGTAAAAGCATATTGTACAAGGGTAGGAAATGGACCTTTCCCATCTGAAGATTTAGGTAAAGATGGTGATATTATGGCAGAAGTTGGGAAAGAGTATGGAACAACAACTGGTAGAAAAAGAAGATGTGGTTGGTTTGATGCCGTTGCTGTTAAACATGCAGGAAGATTAAATGGATGTGACCAATTAGCACTTATGAAACTTGATGTTTTAGATGGTTTTGAAACAATTAAAATCTGTAAAGGTTATAAAGTTGATGGAAAAGAGATAAATTATGTACCATCTTCTTTAGATGATTTAGAGCCTGTTTATGAAGTTTTAGATGGATGGGATAGTGTAGTTGGTATTAGACAGTTTGATAAACTACCACAAAATGCAAAAAAATATATTGAAAGAATTGAGGAATTAACTGGTGTTAAAGTGGGGATTATTTCAACTTCACCAGAGAGAGACGATACTATTATAAGAGGGTAGGCTATGAGAATTAAGTTACATCATACAAAATATATAGCAAGAAGAGTAGCTAGGGATTTAGTTAACTGTGACTTTGTTGAAGTAAGAAAAACAAAGGACGAAATAACTCAAGAGATTCAAAGAATCTTAACAGAAGATATTGAAAAAGAACATGATTTAGATGAAAAAGTTGCAGAGATTCTTGAAGCACAAGAAGCTGAAATTGAGTTTTTAAATGCAGATTATAGACAGCTATTTTGGATGACAAAAAAAAGAATGGCTAATGAGTTTGGTGTAATTTTAAATAATGAAGATAGATTTTCGGATATAGCGCACAAAATGTTAGATTATTTATGGGAAGAAGACTATATCCATTACACTTGTTCTGATAATCAAGTGAAAAATGTTATTTTTACATCAATTGATGAGTTTTTAAAAGGGTTTGAAGAGTCAGATAGTGCAGTACTTGAAAAAATAAAACACTATAAAAGAAAATTGATACCAGGTACTGAAGAGTACGATATTGTTTATAATAGACTTTATGAAGAAGAATTAATAAAACGAGGGTTAATGTAAAATGCAAAAAGTTTGGATTTATTTAGAAAACGGGGTATATTTAGAGGCGAACTCTTTTGGTGCAACAGGAACAAGTGTTGGAGAAATTGTATTTAATACTTCATTAACAGGATACCAAGAAATTATTTCTGATCCTTCATATGCTGGACAATTTATTACTTTTACTATGCCAGAAATTGGTAATGTTGGAGTTAATAAAGATGATATGGAAAGTATTACTTGCCATTGTAAAGGAATTTTAGTTAGAAACTATCATCATGAATACTCTAACTTTAGAGCTCAAAAAGACTTAGATGCTTTATTAAAAGAGCATAATGTATTAGGTATTTGTGATATTGATACTAGATATTTAACTAAAATGGTAAGAGATGAAGGTGCAATGATGATGATTGCATCAACAGAAATTCATGATAAAGATGAGTTAAGAAAACTATTACAAGAAAGTCCAAGAATTGAAGATATTAATTATATTGAAGAAGTAACAACAAAAGAGCCATATATTCATAAGTTTGGTGCATGGAATCATAGTACATTATCATATAATAAAGCAGTTATGAGTGATAAAAAAGTTGTGGTTATTGATTTTGGTGTAAAAAGAAATATCTTAAATGAATTAGTTGAAGTGGGATTAGAAGTTGAAGTTGTTCCTGCAAGTTTTAAAGCTGATGATTTAATTGCTAGATTTGAAGCTGGTGAAATTGGAGGTATCTTTTTATCAAATGGACCAGGGGACCCTCTTACACTTAAAAGTGAAAAAGAGCAAGTTCAAAAACTAATAAATGCAAATATTCCAATGTTTGCTATTTGTTTAGGTCACCAAATGCTTTCAATTGCACATGGACATGATACATATAAATTAAAATTTGGTCAGCATGGTGGTAACCATCCTGTTGCAAATCCAAATACTAAAATTGTGGAAATTACTGCTCAAAATCATAATTATAATGTTCCTGATAGCATTACTGAAATTGCAGATGTAACACATATAAATTTATTTGATAATACTATTGAAGGGGTTAAATATAAAAATAAAGATATTTTCTCTGTTCAACATCACCCTGAGGCAAGTCCTGGACCACACGAGTCTAAATATATTTTTAAACAATTTGCACAAATTGTAAAATAGATTTGCAAACTTTAAGTAATAAATAGAAATTCAAAATAAATGAATTTCTGTTTTGCTTTAATATCAAACTAATTAAATCAAACTAGCAATTTTATGAATAATACATTTTAATAAGAAATTTTAGAAAATAAAAAATATAGCCAGTTTAAAACTGGCTATTATAAGATAAAGTTTTGTAGTAAGTAATAAGTTCCCGCACTTGCAATTCCAGCAGCAATTCCAGCTAATAAGTCATCCCCCATAACTCCCCAGCCACCTTTTACATTTTTATCAATTCTTCCAATAATTGAAGGCTTCCAAATATCAAAGATTCTAAAAAATATAAAAGCTAAAGCACCTAAAATTATCATATTTGATTCATTAATTCCACAAATTGAAAGGGCAATCCACATTCCAGCTAGTTCATCAATAACTATTTCTTTACTATCATGAATACCAACTTGTTCTTCATATTTATCTATTTCTTTTGCAGCAATAACACTAATTAACAGTGCCAACAAAAATAGTGTTGATACATGAATATATTGTAATAAAAATAAACCCATAAGAAGTGAAACAAAACTTCCTACAGTTCCTGGTGCTTTAGGGCTTAATCCACTAAAACCCACAGTTAAGAAAAATTTTCTCAAAATATAGTCCTTATTTTTTCTTTTCAATACCTAATTTTTTTCTTTTTTCCCAAAGAGATTTTCTAGAAATACCAAGTTTTTTACTTAATTCTGTATCTGGATATTTCCCTTGAAATGATAAAACCATCATTTTTACATAATCATTTATAGTCATAATATTATTATTTAAAACTACTAAATCAGGTCTATTAAATTCTAGTTTTCTATATGGGAAATCTTCTTCTTTTTCTAAAGAAGTAATAATACATTTTTTATCTTCAATTAGCTTTATTAAGTTATCTTTTGCATTTTTCTTTAAAGTATGATAATCAGTTAAATAAACAATTCCTTTAAAAGGATTTGTAAGCTCTTTTTGCCAATTATCTGAATTTAATGAAACAAATTTTACACCCAAATCCATCTTTCTTGCTAATTCAAAAACTAATTTATCTGCACATTTTTGTGAGTTTGATTCAATCAAAGTTGGAAAAGATGGAGGAAGAGACTGCTCTTCTAAATCAATTTCTTGAAAAATAAAATCTAAATATCTTCTCATTGTATTTAGTTCTTGTCTTAATGATCTACACTCTTTATAATGATAGATTTTTCTTACTAGTTCATCCATTATAAATGGCTTCATAATATAATCTTTTGCACCATCTTTAATAGGATTAGTAACTGTTTCATCTGAAATATATGAAACAAGTAAGATAACAATAGAATCTTTATATCTTTTTATAATATTTTTACATTGTAATGAAGGCAATGAAGTTGATAACAATACAATATCATACTCTTTTGTTAAACTATCAATATTTGGTGATTCTACATAATCACAACTATGACCATCATCAAGTAGTCTTGAAACAACTTTTTGAGCTAAATAGATTTCACTTTCAATAATTAATATATTCATACTTTTTTCCAATCATAATATTTTAGTGTTGCTATACTTTGCACAGCAACTCCTTCTTTTCTTCCAATAAATCCAAGTTTTTCAGCAGTTGTTGCTTTTATATTTACAAATTGTTTTTCAATATTTAAAAGTTCTGCTAATTTTGATTTTATTTGAGATTTATAAGGATTGATTTTTGGTTGTTGAGCAATTATTGTTAAATCAATATTTACTATTTCATAACCTACATTGTAGATAAATTTTACAATATCTTTTAATAAGATTTTTGAATCTACATTTTTATATTTTTCATCAGTATCAGGGAAAAACTCTCCAATATCTCCTGCACCACATGCCCCTAAAAGAGCATCTATAACAGAGTGGATTAATACATCTCCATCACTATGTGCTTTAAATCCATAATCAACATCTATTTCTATTCCACCAAGGTACATCTTTTTATTTTCTTCAAAAGGATGAATATCAAAACCCGTACCTGTAAAAAAGTTTTTAGAAGGAGCTTGAAACTCTTTTAAAATTTCTATATCATTTTCAAAAGTTAATTTTTTACTTCTATTTGAACCTTGAATATATTTTATTTTTCCACCATTTGCTTTAATAGCAGAGCTATCATCAGTATATTCAATTTGAGTTTTTAAAGCTTGTTTTAGGATTTTAGTATTTGAAAGTTGAGGAGTTTGAATTAGTTTTACATTTTCTCTATTAATTGTCTCTTCATTATAAATTACTGTATCAGAAACATTGAGTATAGGCACAATACAGTCTGCTTCATTTTTGAGTTTAATTAAGCTAGTAATTACTTCTTTGGGAATATCAACTCTTGCCACATCTGTAATCATTATATAATCAGTTTCTACTTCAGCTAGAGCATTTTTTATAGAGTTTTGTCTTGTATCTCCACCTTCTATAAAAGTTATCTCATCACTAAAATTTTTCATATAATTTAGTTCATCTTTATGAGAAGTAACAATCACTTTATCAAAGTTATAATAAGAAGTGAGTTTTTTTGAAACATGAAGCCACATAGGTTCATTCCCCACTCTCAACCACTGTTTTTTGGAACTTAAAGCAAATCTAGAAGATGTTCCAGCACAAAGAATTAATAAGGTTACATTAGACAATTGTATTCCCCTTGTGTAAAAAAGTTACAAATTATAGTCTAATGTAACTTATGCGAAATTTAAGGTTCTTTACTAATTTTTACTTTCAAGGAATCTATTGCATTTACTAAAGGTTCAATATCAAAATTATATTCAATTGCTTTTGCAATTGCTCTTTTAATAGTCCCATCACTTAGGGGCTCTGTAATATCACATAGTATTTTTACTATCTGTAAAATTTGAGCTTTTTTTATGAATTCTTTTGGGCATGAATCTAAATCATTAACAAAACCTATTGTGAAAATTAAGTTAGGACTAAGATTCCAGTGTTTAAATATATTTGCAGTTATCCTAGAACATGAAAATCCCATAAACTCTTTTTCTACATTTTCAATATCATTTTCTTTTAATTTATCTTGAAATTCTTGAATAAGATTGTTTTCTACTATTAAATCTGAAATAATAAACTTTCCAATTTCTTGTAAAAATGCAGCAAGCATTAGTTCATCTTTTAACCCCTCATCAACTGAAGAAATCCATGCATTAATTAGCATTGACGAAAGATTTGAAATAAATAAAAAATCATCAGTAGTTGCATCATAAGCTTCAAGATTTGATTTTATTAAGTTTTGAACAACAGAGCCTAAAGCAATAGAGATACAAAAGTTTGTACCTAATAATGAAATAGCTCTACTTGGTGTTTCTACTTTATCTTTAAAAGCAAACATAGCAGAATTTGCAACTCTTAAAATAGTAGTAATCATTAAGGGGTCTTTTTCTATTATTGAACGCAATTCTCTAGGGTCTTTATTAGGAAGTTTTCTAAACTTTTCTAATTCCAAAACACTTTTTGGAAGGGGAGGCAGGGAGTCGATTTTTTCAATAATTAGTTCTTTCATAATTTTTCCTAAAAGTTTATTGTTAAAATTATAGCAAGTTATAATTGAACTAAAAGAAAAGTCTTAATTTAATATTATCTACACTTAATCTTAATAAAGTCAATTTAGATAAAATACTTAAGGTTATATAATAATAATTTGATATAATCAGAGCAAACTTTATATTAGGATTTTATAATGAGAGATTGGCTTGACAATCATAAAGATGATACTGTAAGAACTCAGATGTATTATGCAAAAAAAGGTATTATTACACCTGATATGGAATATGTAGCGAAAGTGGAAAATTTAGATCCAGAACTTGTAAGAAGTGAAATTGCAAGAGGAAGATTAATTATTCCTGCAAATGTTAATCATAAACATTTAAAACCTATGGCTATAGGTATTGCGGCTAGTTGTAAAATAAATGCGAATATTGGTTCTTCTGCACTAGCATCAAATATTGAAGGTGAAATTGAAAAAGTTGATGTTTGTTTAAAATATGGTGCAGATACTATTATGGATTTAAGTACAGGTGGGGATTTAGATTCTATTAGAAAAGCAGTAATTGAACACTCAACTGTGCCTATTGGAACAGTGCCTATTTATCAAATTTTACATGATTGTAAAGATAAAATTGAAGATTTAAGTATTGATAAAATGTTGGCTGTTTTAGAAAAACAAGCACAACAAGGTGTTTCTTATTTTACTATTCATGCAGGTTTTTTACTTCAATTTATGCCTCATGTTGCAAAAAGAAAAATGGGAATTGTTAGTCGTGGTGGTTCTTTAATGGCTGCTTGGATGATGCATTATCATAAAGAAAACCCATTTTATGATGCTTTTGATGAAATTTTAGATATTTGTAGAAGATATGATGTTTCTTTATCTTTAGGAGATTCATTAAGACCTGGTTGTTTAGCAGATGCTAGTGATGAAGCACAATTAAGTGAGCTTAAAATTTTAGGTGAATTAACTTTAAGAGCATGGGAAAAAGATGTTCAAGTTATGATTGAAGGACCTGGACATGTACCTTTAAATCAAATTGAAAGAAATATGAAACTTGAAAAAGAGTATTGTCATGAAGCACCATTTTATATCTTAGGACCATTAACTACTGATATAGCTGCTGGATATGATCATATCTCTTCTGCAATTGGAGCTGCTGTTGGTGGATGGCATGGAGCTAGTATGCTTTGTTATGTTACTCCAAAAGAGCATTTAGGGTTACCAAATGCTGAAGATGTAAGAAATGGTATTATTGCATATAAAATTGCAGCACATAGTGCAGATATTGCAAGGGGAAGAAAAGGTGCAAGGGATATTGATGA
This genomic window contains:
- the thiC gene encoding phosphomethylpyrimidine synthase ThiC, with product MRDWLDNHKDDTVRTQMYYAKKGIITPDMEYVAKVENLDPELVRSEIARGRLIIPANVNHKHLKPMAIGIAASCKINANIGSSALASNIEGEIEKVDVCLKYGADTIMDLSTGGDLDSIRKAVIEHSTVPIGTVPIYQILHDCKDKIEDLSIDKMLAVLEKQAQQGVSYFTIHAGFLLQFMPHVAKRKMGIVSRGGSLMAAWMMHYHKENPFYDAFDEILDICRRYDVSLSLGDSLRPGCLADASDEAQLSELKILGELTLRAWEKDVQVMIEGPGHVPLNQIERNMKLEKEYCHEAPFYILGPLTTDIAAGYDHISSAIGAAVGGWHGASMLCYVTPKEHLGLPNAEDVRNGIIAYKIAAHSADIARGRKGARDIDDEMSDARYGFDWNKQFELCLDPERAREYHDETLPQDVFKEAEFCSMCGPKFCSYKITQKIVSEHGDKMVNAG